The proteins below are encoded in one region of Brassica napus cultivar Da-Ae chromosome A6, Da-Ae, whole genome shotgun sequence:
- the LOC125575792 gene encoding probable serine/threonine-protein kinase WNK3 yields the protein MRQNEENSEEEFVEIDPTGRYGRYNEVLGKGAFKHVYRAFDQLEGIEVAWNQVKLDDKLCSSEDLDRLYSEVHLLKTLKHKSIIKFYTSWIDHQHMTINLITEVFTSGNLRQYRKKHKCVDLRALKKWSRQILEGLVYLHSHDPPVIHRDLKCDNILINGNQGEVKIGDLGLAAILHRARSAHSVIGTPEFMAPELYEEDYNVLVDIYAFGMCLLELVTFEYPYVECTNAAQIYKKVTSGIKPASLAKVTDPQVKTFIEKCIAKVSERLSAKELLDDPFLKCYKEKTESVTSYKENGCNGRKIEDKPSDSAVGLLTVEGQRKDLNTIFLKLRITDSKGQIRNIHFPFNIETDTSFSVAIEMVEELDLTDDQDISTIAKMIDAEIHSHIPDWIPSGLNGDYSTMQRCLSSPDSLRLDRFPSGRKVWSSPKAGDSRSPFAQRSNSKLSSPSKGRINDKEVGIVVEKLESLLRKQREEIEKMHRDQERVVCEFLKEFPPEICEEALLRLQAMDSDSLLC from the exons ATGAGACAAAACGAGGAAAACTCCGAGGAAGAGTTCGTAGAGATTGATCCCACTGGTCGTTATGGACGA TATAATGAAGTTCTAGGCAAAGGAGCTTTCAAACACGT ATACAGAGCATTTGATCAACTGGAAGGAATCGAAGTGGCTTGGAACCAAGTTAAGCTAGACGATAAACTCTGTAGCTCAGAGGATTTAGATCGTCTTTACTCTGAAGTTCACTTACTCAAAACCCTTAAACACAAAAGCATCATCAAATTCTACACTTCTTGGATCGATCACCAACACATGACCATCAATCTCATCACCGAAGTCTTCACTTCCGGAAATCTTAGACA GTACCGGAAGAAGCACAAGTGTGTTGATCTAAGAGCACTAAAGAAATGGTCAAGGCAGATTCTAGAAGGGCTTGTTTATCTTCATAGTCATGATCCTCCTGTGATCCATAGAGATCTTAAATGCGATAACATATTGATCAATGGTAACCAAGGTGAGGTTAAAATTGGAGATCTCGGGCTTGCAGCCATTCTGCATCGTGCTCGCTCAGCTCATAGCGTCATTG GTACTCCTGAATTTATGGCGCCTGAACTCTATGAAGAGGACTACAATGTACTTGTCGATATATACGCCTTTGGAATGTGTTTGCTTGAGCTTGTAACTTTTGAGTACCCGTATGTCGAATGTACAAATGCAGCTCAGATTTATAAGAAAGTTACATCG GGAATCAAACCAGCCTCACTTGCAAAAGTTACTGATCCGCAAGTGAAAACATTCATAGAGAAGTGTATCGCAAAGGTCTCAGAACGCTTGTCAGCCAAGGAACTACTTGATGATCCTTTTCTGAAATGCTACAAGGAAAAGACCGAAAGTGTCACATCTTACAAAG AAAACGGATGCAATGGAAGAAAAATTGAAGATAAACCCTCAGATTCTGCGGTAGGTTTATTAACCGTAGAAGGTCAACGTAAAGACCTCAACACAATCTTCCTAAAACTACGTATCACCGATTCCAAAG GTCAAATCCGTAATATACACTTCCCATTTAACATAGAGACGGACACATCTTTCTCAGTAGCCATCGAAATGGTCGAGGAACTAGACCTAACCGATGATCAAGACATCTCGACGATCGCTAAAATGATTGACGCAGAGATACATTCACACATTCCCGATTGGATCCCTTCTGGTCTTAACGGAGATTATTCAACCATGCAAAGATGTTTATCTTCTCCTGATTCGCTGCGTTTAGATAGATTTCCCTCAGGGAGAAAAGTCTGGTCGTCTCCTAAAGCTGGAGATTCACGTTCACCGTTCGCTCAACGTTCTAATTCTAAGCTTTCGTCGCCATCGAAAGGACGCATCAATGATAAAGAAGTTGGGATTGTAGTTGAGAAACTTGAGTCTTTATTGAGGAAACAGAGAGAGGAGATTGAAAAGATGCATCGAGATCAAGAACGTGTTGTTTGTGAGTTTTTGAAAGAGTTTCCTCCTGAGATCTGCGAAGAGGCTTTGCTCAGATTGCAAGCCATGGATTCTGACAGCTTACTGTGTTAA
- the LOC106376604 gene encoding cytochrome P450 71A26 yields the protein MALYMYKRAEHQKLHNKTILKNLKKPDMQMMIMILLLCSVIITILFFTKGGKSNTPSSPPSLPLIGNLHQLGHHPHRSLCFLSHRYGPLMLLHFGSVPVLVVSSMEAAKEVLKTHDRVFASRPRSKIFQKLLYDGQDVAAAPYGEYWRQMKSVCVLHLLSNKMVRSFRNVREEEMSLMMEKIRKASSLPVNLSELLANLTNDVICRVALGRKYGCETDFKELMERLTRLLGVFSVGTYVPWLAWIDWIRGLDSQLEKLRNDVDEFLERVLQDHEDGDGGDRTDFVDVLLKIQREKSVGFDIDRVSIKAIILDVFVGGTDTSYTLMEWVMTELLRHPECLRRLQEEVRTICKGKSSVLEEEDIQDMNYLKAVIKETLRLHPPLPLMVPHESTHDVRLRNYRIPAGTQVMINAWAIGREVETWGPDAEEFRPERHLHSSVDFRGQDFELIPFGAGRRICPAISFAVVLNEVVLANLVHQFGWISTEDQAEVAESTGIAIHRMFPLYAIASSTS from the exons ATGGCTCTATATATGTACAAAAGGGCAGAACACCAGAAGCTTCACAATAAAACAATACTGAAGAACTTGAAGAAGCCAGacatgcaaatgatgatcatgaTACTTCTCTTATGCTCAGTAATCATTACCATTCTTTTCTTCACGAAAGGGGGAAAAAGCAACACACCATCATCACCACCTAGCCTTCCCTTGATCGGAAACCTCCATCAGCTGGGGCACCATCCTCACCGATCACTATGCTTCCTCAGCCACCGTTATGGTCCTCTTATGCTCCTTCACTTCGGTAGCGTCCCCGTTCTCGTAGTCTCTTCGATGGAGGCGGCGAAAGAAGTTTTGAAGACGCACGACCGCGTGTTTGCAAGCCGTCCACGGTCTAAAATCTTCCAAAAGCTTCTTTACGATGGACAAGATGTGGCCGCAGCTCCTTATGGAGAGTATTGGAGGCAAATGAAAAGTGTATGCGTCCTCCATCTCCTAAGCAACAAAATGGTACGTTCCTTCCGAAacgtgagagaagaagagatgagtcTGATGATGGAAAAGATCCGGAAAGCAAGTTCTTTACCGGTGAATCTAAGCGAGCTCTTAGCAAATTTAACGAACGATGTGATATGTAGAGTTGCTTTGGGAAGGAAGTATGGCTGTGAAACGGATTTTAAGGAGTTAATGGAAAGGCTGACAAGGCTATTGGGGGTGTTTAGTGTCGGGACTTATGTCCCGTGGCTTGCATGGATAGATTGGATCCGAGGTCTGGATAGTCAGCTAGAAAAGTTAAGAAATGATGTTGATGAGTTTTTGGAGAGAGTTTTACAAGATCATGAAGATGGTGACGGAGGAGACAGGACTGATTTTGTGGATGTATTACTCAAGATTCAGAGAGAGAAAAGCGTTGGGTTTGACATCGACCGAGTCAGCATAAAGGCAATCATCTTG GATGTTTTTGTAGGTGGTACGGACACATCTTACACCCTTATGGAATGGGTAATGACCGAGCTTCTACGTCACCCCGAATGTCTTAGAAGACTTCAAGAAGAAGTCCGTACAATTTGTAAGGGAAAATCAAGCGtattagaagaagaagatattcaAGACATGAACTACTTAAAAGCTGTGATCAAAGAGACACTAAGGCTACATCCTCCACTTCCATTGATGGTTCCTCATGAATCAACACATGATGTCAGATTAAGAAATTACCGCATACCTGCCGGTACACAGGTAATGATCAATGCATGGGCAATCGGGAGAGAGGTTGAGACATGGGGACCAGACGCGGAGGAGTTTAGACCGGAGAGGCATTTACATTCATCTGTTGATTTCCGGGGTCAAGATTTTGAGCTGATTCCATTTGGAGCAGGGAGAAGGATTTGCCCAGCTATATCATTCGCTGTGGTGTTGAATGAGGTGGTTTTAGCTAACTTAGTGCATCAGTTTGGGTGGATATCTACAGAAGATCAGGCCGAAGTTGCTGAGTCAACTGGTATTGCAATTCACCGCATGTTCCCTCTTTATGCCATTGCATCATCTACTTCTTGA
- the LOC106376606 gene encoding protein-L-isoaspartate O-methyltransferase 1, with amino-acid sequence MKQFWSPNSINKNKAMVENLQSHGVITSDDVAKAMEAVDRGLFVPDPSYAYVDSPLSIGYNVTISAPHMHAMCLQLLDKNLKPGMRVLDVGSGTGYLTACFAVMVGSEGRAIGVEHIPELVASSVKNIEASAAASPLLKQGSLAIHVGDGRQGWAEFAPYDAIHVGAAAPEIPEALIDQLKPGGRLVIPVGNLFQDLQVVDKNSDGSVSIRSETSVRYVPLTSREAQLRGE; translated from the exons ATGAAG caATTCTGGAGCCCAAACAGTATCAACAAGAACAAAGCTATGGTGGAGAATCTTCAAAGCCATGGTGTGATTACGTCTGATGATGTCGCTAAAGCTATGGAGGCTGTCGACAGAGGCCTCTTTGTACCAGACCCTTCTTACGCTTACGTCGATAGTCCCTTGTCTATTGGCTATAACGTGACCATATCAGCTCCTCATATGCACGCAATGTGCCTTCAACTCCTCGACAAGAATCTCAAACCAGGGATGCGTGTTCTTGATGTCGGCTCTG GAACCGGGTACTTAACAGCGTGCTTTGCGGTTATGGTTGGATCCGAAGGTCGTGCTATTGGTGTGGAGCACATCCCTGAATTGGTGGCTTCTTCCGTCAAGAACATTGAAGCGAGTGCTGCTGCTTCGCCATTGCTGAAACAAGGATCTCTGGCTATTCATGTTGGCG ATGGAAGGCAAGGATGGGCTGAGTTTGCACCTTATGATGCTATTCATGTGGGAGCAGCCGCACCGGAGATCCCAGAAGCATTGATTGATCAACTGAAACCTGGTGGGAGACTGGTGATCCCCGTTGGGAATTTATTCCAAGATCTTCAAGTTGTGGATAAGAACTCAGATGGTTCGGTTAGCATCAGGAGCGAAACATCAGTACGTTATGTTCCTTTGACTAGCCGTGAAGCCCAATTGAGAGGGGAGTGA
- the LOC125609960 gene encoding uncharacterized protein LOC125609960: MLWQRLYFSTRLLNFMHRFLRNQSCLRAIPRLSPSLIPHQKPCIVDPVSLANSVITVPDEPLRFYYPTFPIGYGFKFPTMVHGSGLVDMVPFTEAVVVYADSVKKKKMNKHKYRKAQGRKS; the protein is encoded by the exons ATGTTGT GGCAACGATTATATTTTTCCACACGTTTATTGAATTTTATGCACCGATTTCTGAGGAATCAATCATGTTTAAGAGCGATTCCGAGGCTCAGTCCCAGTCTTATACCACATCAGAAGCCTTGCATCGTCGATCCAGTTTCTCTTGCTAATTCCGTGATTACGGTCCCCGATGAGCCTCTGCGGTTTTACTACCCTACTTTTCCAATCGGGTACGGGTTTAAGTTCCCGACTATGGTTCATGGTTCGGGTCTAGTCGATATGGTGCCGTTCACTGAGGCGGTGGTGGTTTACGCTGAtagtgtgaagaagaagaagatgaacaagCATAAGTACAGGAAGGCTCAAGGTCGCAAATCTTAA